In Rhodobacteraceae bacterium S2214, the DNA window TTCGATACGCGTATTCTCGTGGAAGGATCACTGGTCCGCAATGCCGCCGAACGCGCTGGAAAACAGGATATTGCCGATCTGAAAGCGGCTTTGGCAGCAAACGAAGCCGCCATTGAGGACAGTGATCTGTTTTACCAAACCGACATGCAGTTCCATCAGGTCTTTTATCAGATTTCAGGCAATCCGGTTTGGCCTTCAGTTCACCGTGCCTATTCGACGTGGCTCGAACCGCACTGGCGGCAAATGCCCCGCCTGCCAGATCGCAACAAGGCGAACTTCACCGCACATTCTGCCATTTTAGAAGCAATCCTTTTGCGTGATCCGGACGCCGCGGAAAGCCAACTCAAAACACACTTGGCAGAGGCTTGGGAACAAGTACGTCTGACCTTTGGAGACATCTAAATGAAAACGAAACGGCCGATCCACCGGATTGCCTGTGTTGGCGAAGTTATGGTCTGAAACTGGTTGAACTTTCCGTCCGCCTCTTGCCTGAAAGAGGAATCAGTTGCGCGCGCCACAAAGTTTGCGCTATAGAAACGCTAAACAACAAGATGACGCTGCAAAGCGTTACCAAACCAGCGGTGGACAACCATGCCTGAGCGACAGGGGCGTATCGAAATTAATACCCGCATTCGTGAGAATGCGGAACACCTCGCTGCGGCGCTTGAAGACCATATGCACAAGGTCTTTGCCCCAGATGCGCGCAAGGAATTGCGCCTGTTTACTGCGGGTGAAACAGCAGATCTTCTTGGTATCTCAACCAGTTTCCTACGCAAGCTACATTTCGAAGAAAAACTACCCGAAGTAGAGTCTACTGCAGGCGGAAGACGGCTTTATCATGCGTCTGACGTCCAAGCGATTCGCGACATATTAGAGTCTAATGCTAAGACAAAAGGCACCTATCTGCGTGGACGGCGCGGCGATGATCCGGTTCAGGTCTTATCGTTCCTCAACTTCAAAGGTGGATCGGGTAAAACCACGAGTGCTGTGCACACGTCCCAATGGCTCGCCCTGCGGGGCTATAAGGTCTTGGTGGTCGATATTGATCCGCAGGCATCGCTCACAACGCTTTTCGGATACCGACCAGAGGTCGACTTTCTCGAAAGCGGAACAATTTACGACGCGATCCGCTATGATGACCCCCTGCCCTTGTCAGACGTTATCCAAAAGACGTTTTTCACGGGTATCGATCTCGCTCCGGGCGGGTTGCTTTTGCAAGAATTCGAACATGAAACGCCGCAGGCCTTGCGTACGAATGTACAGCCACCGTTCTTTGCACGGCTGGCAACTGTCCTTCAGACTGTAGAACAAGACTACGATGTCATCATCTTCGATTGCCCGCCGCAGCTAGGATACCTGACGATGTCCGCGCTTTGCGCGTCGACAGGCGTTCTAATTACGATTGTGCCGAATATGCTCGACGTGGCGTCGATGTCCCAGTTCCTACAAATGAGCGCGGATTTACTTGATGTCGTCTCAGACGCGGGCGCAGACATGCAGTTCGATTTCATGCGGTTTCTGATCAATCGTCACGAACCGAACGATGGTCCGCAGCAACAGGTCGTCGCGTTCCTGCGGCAGCTGTTCGGTGACGACGTCATGGTCGCCCCGATGTTGAAATCCACCGCGATTTCAGATGCAGGCCTGACCCAACAAACCATTTTCGAAGTGGAACGCAGCCAATTCCACCGCAACACCTACGACCGTGCGGTGGATTCACTCAATCTTGTTTGCCAAGAGGTCGAACAGCTGCTGCAAACCGCATGGAGACGATAGATGGCACGCAAAGGCATTCTGAGCAGTAACATTCCGACGGGCACCCGTTCCAAACCTGCGGCGCGGCCCCCTGCCCCATCGCGCGGTACCGTTGGTGCCTTGCAATCGTCACTGAGCAAGCTGCAGGAAAACGCGGTCCAAGAAATCAGTGCCGACCTGATCGAAGATGCCGGTGTTGAAGACCGACTAGGTTTTAGTGGCGAGGCCCACAAGCAACTCAAGGACAGTCTGGAAACCTACGGACAGCAGGTGCCTGTGCTCTTGCGCCCGCATTCCACAAAGACCGGCCACTATGAAATCGTTTATGGTCGCAGACGTCTCAAAGCGTTGAAAGATCTTGGACTGCCGGTGAAAGCTATGGTGCGTCAGCTTGATGACCACGCTTTGATCATGGCGCAGGGTCAAGAAAACACCGCGCGGCAGGATCTGAGTT includes these proteins:
- a CDS encoding FadR family transcriptional regulator, producing MTGRAADQVVQAMSQRIRDGSIANGQPIPAERDLMVEFNISRTVAREAVGILSSQGLVVAKPRHRPVVRKPGYDAAMDAASSIVGNLLLQPSGVRNLFDTRILVEGSLVRNAAERAGKQDIADLKAALAANEAAIEDSDLFYQTDMQFHQVFYQISGNPVWPSVHRAYSTWLEPHWRQMPRLPDRNKANFTAHSAILEAILLRDPDAAESQLKTHLAEAWEQVRLTFGDI
- the repA gene encoding plasmid partitioning protein RepA, whose product is MPERQGRIEINTRIRENAEHLAAALEDHMHKVFAPDARKELRLFTAGETADLLGISTSFLRKLHFEEKLPEVESTAGGRRLYHASDVQAIRDILESNAKTKGTYLRGRRGDDPVQVLSFLNFKGGSGKTTSAVHTSQWLALRGYKVLVVDIDPQASLTTLFGYRPEVDFLESGTIYDAIRYDDPLPLSDVIQKTFFTGIDLAPGGLLLQEFEHETPQALRTNVQPPFFARLATVLQTVEQDYDVIIFDCPPQLGYLTMSALCASTGVLITIVPNMLDVASMSQFLQMSADLLDVVSDAGADMQFDFMRFLINRHEPNDGPQQQVVAFLRQLFGDDVMVAPMLKSTAISDAGLTQQTIFEVERSQFHRNTYDRAVDSLNLVCQEVEQLLQTAWRR